A stretch of Oncorhynchus mykiss isolate Arlee chromosome 12, USDA_OmykA_1.1, whole genome shotgun sequence DNA encodes these proteins:
- the LOC110487090 gene encoding COP9 signalosome complex subunit 1 isoform X2: MPLPVQVFNFQGAVEPMQIDADPQEDQQNAPDTNYVVENPTLDLEQFASSYSGLMRIERLQFIAQHCPQLRAEALKMALSFVQRTFNVDVYEEIHRRLTDAKRQAQGVPDAVPDGPAEAPLLDTAWAENTRKKALLKLEKLDTDLKNYKGNSIKESIRRGHDDLGDHYLDCGDLSNALKCYSRARDYCTSAKHVINMCLNVIKVSVYLQNWSHVLSYVSKAESTPEIAEQRGERDSQNQSVLTKLKCAAGLAELASRKYKPAAKCFLQASFDHCDFPELLSPSNVAVYGGMCALATFDRQELQKNIISSSSFKLFLELEPQVRDIIFKFYESKYASCLKLLDEMKYFSPYVSADMTKMSQSFNTTVLSLEDELTQLILEGLINARIDSHSKILYARDVDQRGHTFEKSVHMGKEFQRRAKATILRAAVLRNQIHVKSPPREGNLGELSTANSQTTRMSSTM; the protein is encoded by the exons ggggCTGTTGAGCCGATGCAGATCGATGCTGACCCCCAGGAAGACCAGCAGAATGCTCCAGACACCAACTATGTGGTGGAAAACCCCACACTG GACCTGGAGCAGTTTGCCTCCAGCTACAGCGGTCTGATGCGTATTGAGAGACTGCAGTTCATAGCACAACATTGTCCCCAGCTCCGTGCCGAGGCCCTGAAGATGGCCCTGTCCTTCGTCCAGAGGACCTTCAACGTAGACGTGTACGAGGAGATCCACCGCAGACTCACCGACGCCAAGCG ACAGGCGCAGGGTGTCCCTGACGCGGTGCCTGATGGGCCGGCGGAGGCCCCTCTCCTGGACACAGCCTGGGCAGAGAACACCAGGAAAAAGGCCCTTCTCAAACTGGAGAAGCTGGACACTGACCTCAAGAACTACAAGGGAAACTCCATCAAAGAGAGCATCAG gCGGGGTCATGATGACCTTGGGGACCACTATTTAGACTGTGGAGATCTCAGCAACGCCCTGAAGTGTTACAGCCGAGCCCGAGACTACTGCACTAGTGCCAAGCATGTCATCAACATGTGTCTGAACGTCATCAAG GTTAGCGTTTACCTCCAGAACTGGTCCCATGTGCTTAGCTACGTCAGCAAGGCAGAATCCACTCCAGAGATAGCTGAG caacgaggagagagagacagtcagaaccAATCTGTCCTCACCAAATTAAAATGTGCTGCGG GTTTGGCAGAGCTGGCCTCTAGAAAGTACAAACCGGCCGCTAAGTGCTTCCTCCAGGCTTCATTTGACCACTGCGACTTCCCAGAG CTTCTGTCCCCCAGTAATGTAGCGGTGTATGGAGGGATGTGTGCCCTGGCCACCTTCGACAGACAGGAACTACAGAAGAACATCATCTCAAGCAG ctCCTTTAAGTTGTTTTTAGAGTTGGAGCCCCAGGTGCGTGACATAATCTTCAAGTTTTACGAATCAAAGTACGCATCCTGTCTGAAACTACTGGATGAGATGAAG tacttCAGCCCGTATGTGTCTGCAGACATGACTAAGATGTCCCAGTCCTTCAACACCACAGTGTTATCTCTGGAGGATGAACTGACCCAGCTCATACTGGAGGGACTGATCAACGCACGTATAGACTCTCacagcaag ATCCTGTATGCGAGGGACGTGGACCAGAGGGGCCACACATTTGAGAAGTCTGTCCACATGGGCAAGGAGTTCCAGAGACGAGCCAAAGCCACGATCCTCAGAGCTGCTGTGCTGCGCAACCAGATACACGTCAAG tccCCTCCTAGAGAAGGCAACCTAGGGGAGCTATCAACAGCCAACAGCCAAACAACCAGGATGAGCAGCACCATGTGA
- the LOC110487090 gene encoding COP9 signalosome complex subunit 1 isoform X1 has translation MPLPVQVFNFQGAVEPMQIDADPQEDQQNAPDTNYVVENPTLDLEQFASSYSGLMRIERLQFIAQHCPQLRAEALKMALSFVQRTFNVDVYEEIHRRLTDAKRQAQGVPDAVPDGPAEAPLLDTAWAENTRKKALLKLEKLDTDLKNYKGNSIKESIRRGHDDLGDHYLDCGDLSNALKCYSRARDYCTSAKHVINMCLNVIKVSVYLQNWSHVLSYVSKAESTPEIAEQRGERDSQNQSVLTKLKCAAGLAELASRKYKPAAKCFLQASFDHCDFPELLSPSNVAVYGGMCALATFDRQELQKNIISSSSFKLFLELEPQVRDIIFKFYESKYASCLKLLDEMKDNLLLDLYLAPHVRTLYTQIRNRALIQYFSPYVSADMTKMSQSFNTTVLSLEDELTQLILEGLINARIDSHSKILYARDVDQRGHTFEKSVHMGKEFQRRAKATILRAAVLRNQIHVKSPPREGNLGELSTANSQTTRMSSTM, from the exons ggggCTGTTGAGCCGATGCAGATCGATGCTGACCCCCAGGAAGACCAGCAGAATGCTCCAGACACCAACTATGTGGTGGAAAACCCCACACTG GACCTGGAGCAGTTTGCCTCCAGCTACAGCGGTCTGATGCGTATTGAGAGACTGCAGTTCATAGCACAACATTGTCCCCAGCTCCGTGCCGAGGCCCTGAAGATGGCCCTGTCCTTCGTCCAGAGGACCTTCAACGTAGACGTGTACGAGGAGATCCACCGCAGACTCACCGACGCCAAGCG ACAGGCGCAGGGTGTCCCTGACGCGGTGCCTGATGGGCCGGCGGAGGCCCCTCTCCTGGACACAGCCTGGGCAGAGAACACCAGGAAAAAGGCCCTTCTCAAACTGGAGAAGCTGGACACTGACCTCAAGAACTACAAGGGAAACTCCATCAAAGAGAGCATCAG gCGGGGTCATGATGACCTTGGGGACCACTATTTAGACTGTGGAGATCTCAGCAACGCCCTGAAGTGTTACAGCCGAGCCCGAGACTACTGCACTAGTGCCAAGCATGTCATCAACATGTGTCTGAACGTCATCAAG GTTAGCGTTTACCTCCAGAACTGGTCCCATGTGCTTAGCTACGTCAGCAAGGCAGAATCCACTCCAGAGATAGCTGAG caacgaggagagagagacagtcagaaccAATCTGTCCTCACCAAATTAAAATGTGCTGCGG GTTTGGCAGAGCTGGCCTCTAGAAAGTACAAACCGGCCGCTAAGTGCTTCCTCCAGGCTTCATTTGACCACTGCGACTTCCCAGAG CTTCTGTCCCCCAGTAATGTAGCGGTGTATGGAGGGATGTGTGCCCTGGCCACCTTCGACAGACAGGAACTACAGAAGAACATCATCTCAAGCAG ctCCTTTAAGTTGTTTTTAGAGTTGGAGCCCCAGGTGCGTGACATAATCTTCAAGTTTTACGAATCAAAGTACGCATCCTGTCTGAAACTACTGGATGAGATGAAG GATAACCTTCTATTGGACCTGTACCTGGCCCCCCACGTTAGAACACTGTACACACAGATCAGAAACAGAGCCCTTATACAG tacttCAGCCCGTATGTGTCTGCAGACATGACTAAGATGTCCCAGTCCTTCAACACCACAGTGTTATCTCTGGAGGATGAACTGACCCAGCTCATACTGGAGGGACTGATCAACGCACGTATAGACTCTCacagcaag ATCCTGTATGCGAGGGACGTGGACCAGAGGGGCCACACATTTGAGAAGTCTGTCCACATGGGCAAGGAGTTCCAGAGACGAGCCAAAGCCACGATCCTCAGAGCTGCTGTGCTGCGCAACCAGATACACGTCAAG tccCCTCCTAGAGAAGGCAACCTAGGGGAGCTATCAACAGCCAACAGCCAAACAACCAGGATGAGCAGCACCATGTGA